A portion of the Stigmatella aurantiaca DW4/3-1 genome contains these proteins:
- a CDS encoding ATP-binding protein — protein MMATTATTATARKALSVDSQALNRMRTLPVEGGEATNNVVSLEAYLRESLPVELGALAKEVVEQMIGEDRLTGVEVMYHLPEESVQAELPRRQFEQVVEQLVAASAQSMRLVTGKPHVMRVIVEAADDFGDYGPRLRLQDTGAALLSETLDAVAERVEKLGAKLTVKSRPSGGNIFVVELPPEELASW, from the coding sequence ATGATGGCGACGACGGCAACGACGGCAACCGCTCGCAAGGCCCTGTCCGTAGACTCGCAGGCGCTCAACCGGATGAGGACGCTTCCGGTCGAGGGCGGAGAGGCCACCAACAATGTGGTTTCCCTGGAAGCCTACCTGCGGGAGTCCCTGCCCGTGGAGCTGGGCGCCCTGGCCAAGGAGGTCGTCGAGCAGATGATCGGCGAGGACCGCCTGACGGGCGTCGAGGTGATGTACCACCTGCCCGAGGAGTCCGTGCAGGCGGAGTTGCCGCGGCGCCAGTTCGAGCAGGTGGTGGAGCAGCTCGTGGCCGCCTCTGCCCAGTCGATGCGCCTGGTGACCGGCAAGCCCCACGTCATGCGCGTCATCGTGGAGGCGGCGGACGACTTCGGTGACTACGGCCCGCGCCTGCGCCTCCAGGACACGGGGGCCGCCCTCCTCTCCGAGACGCTGGATGCGGTGGCCGAGCGCGTGGAGAAGCTGGGCGCGAAGCTGACGGTGAAGAGCCGTCCTTCCGGGGGCAACATCTTCGTGGTGGAGCTGCCCCCCGAGGAGCTGGCCTCCTGGTAG
- a CDS encoding phospho-sugar mutase yields the protein MSNIGLREQAEAWRKADPDPSTAEELGRVLAENNAADLADRFAGNLEFGTAGLRGVLGAGPNRMNRAVVRRTSAGLARYLKAQVPEAVSRGVVIGRDGRRMSAEFAEDTACVLAAEGIPALVFPGLVPTPLTAFATLRLGACAAVMVTASHNPPEYNGYKVYWGNGAQIVPPHDQGIAAAIDAVEPANQVRLLPPAEARARGLWRDIPESMGEAYLEAILGLRLHGRGAEALSVVYTAMHGVGGVWMERAMKAAGFSRFHPVAEQQQPDGTFPSVRFPNPEEPGAMDLSIAAAERHKADLVLANDPDADRLAVMARDKDGALRMFTGNEVGVLLGHYLLTQGPKQAKPHVATTIVSSVQLGQIAHELGAAFDEVLTGFKWIANRALEREHSEGTRFVFGYEEALGYTVGSVVRDKDGVSAALVFADLAAWCQSRGVTVVGYLEEIQRRHGLFVGAQRNFTFPGSEGAQTIARIMEGFRREPPKRVGAYAVQTVKDYKTGALRLPPSNVIAFELEGGGRVTLRPSGTEPKIKYYFELKEIPLGAEPLAQARSRAEGRLRTVIDAFVALARERGQPA from the coding sequence ATGAGCAACATCGGATTGAGAGAGCAGGCGGAAGCGTGGCGGAAGGCGGACCCTGACCCCTCGACGGCCGAGGAGCTGGGGCGGGTGCTGGCGGAGAACAATGCGGCGGACCTGGCGGATCGCTTCGCGGGAAACCTGGAGTTTGGCACCGCGGGGCTGCGCGGGGTGCTGGGGGCCGGTCCCAACCGGATGAACCGGGCCGTGGTGCGCCGCACCTCGGCGGGGCTGGCGCGCTATCTCAAGGCCCAGGTGCCCGAGGCCGTGTCCCGGGGCGTGGTCATCGGCCGGGATGGGCGCCGGATGAGCGCCGAGTTCGCCGAGGACACCGCGTGTGTGCTGGCCGCCGAAGGGATCCCCGCGCTCGTCTTCCCCGGCCTCGTGCCCACGCCCCTGACGGCGTTCGCCACGCTGCGCCTGGGGGCCTGTGCGGCGGTGATGGTCACCGCCAGCCACAATCCCCCTGAGTACAACGGCTACAAGGTCTACTGGGGCAACGGCGCGCAGATCGTCCCCCCGCACGATCAAGGCATCGCCGCCGCCATCGACGCGGTGGAGCCGGCCAATCAGGTGCGGCTGTTGCCCCCCGCCGAGGCCCGGGCGCGAGGCCTCTGGCGCGACATCCCGGAGTCGATGGGCGAGGCGTACCTCGAGGCCATCCTCGGGCTGCGCTTGCATGGACGGGGGGCGGAGGCGCTCTCCGTTGTCTACACCGCCATGCACGGGGTGGGCGGGGTGTGGATGGAGCGGGCCATGAAGGCCGCCGGCTTCTCGCGGTTCCACCCCGTGGCCGAGCAGCAACAGCCAGATGGCACCTTTCCCTCGGTGCGCTTTCCCAACCCCGAGGAGCCGGGCGCGATGGATCTCTCCATCGCCGCCGCCGAGCGCCACAAGGCGGACCTGGTCCTCGCCAATGATCCGGATGCGGACCGGCTGGCGGTGATGGCGCGGGACAAGGACGGGGCGCTGCGCATGTTCACCGGCAACGAGGTGGGGGTGCTGCTGGGGCATTACCTGCTCACCCAGGGGCCGAAGCAGGCCAAGCCCCACGTGGCCACCACCATCGTCTCGTCCGTGCAGCTTGGGCAGATCGCCCACGAGTTGGGCGCCGCCTTCGACGAGGTGCTCACCGGCTTCAAGTGGATTGCCAACCGGGCGCTGGAGCGCGAGCACAGCGAAGGCACCCGGTTCGTCTTCGGCTACGAGGAGGCGCTGGGCTATACGGTGGGCTCGGTGGTCCGGGACAAGGACGGCGTGAGCGCGGCGCTGGTGTTCGCGGACCTGGCGGCGTGGTGCCAGTCCCGCGGGGTGACGGTGGTGGGCTACCTGGAAGAGATCCAGCGCCGCCATGGCCTGTTCGTCGGGGCCCAGCGCAACTTCACCTTCCCCGGTTCCGAGGGTGCGCAGACCATCGCGCGCATCATGGAGGGCTTCCGGCGCGAACCACCGAAGCGGGTGGGGGCCTACGCCGTCCAGACGGTCAAGGACTACAAGACGGGGGCGCTCCGGTTGCCTCCCTCGAACGTCATCGCCTTCGAGCTGGAGGGGGGCGGGCGCGTCACCCTGCGGCCCTCTGGGACCGAGCCGAAGATCAAATACTACTTCGAGCTGAAGGAGATTCCTCTTGGGGCAGAGCCGTTGGCCCAGGCACGCTCACGGGCCGAGGGGCGCCTTCGGACGGTCATCGACGCCTTCGTGGCGCTCGCCCGCGAGCGGGGGCAGCCCGCGTGA
- the deoC gene encoding deoxyribose-phosphate aldolase, with amino-acid sequence MAEADDIAPRAGKEDVPPAPSGALPESEGPGPSVKVSTARVSPGTLRTGADLAPYIDHTLLKPEASRDDLLKVAEEARKHGFATVCVNSANVALVARVLAGSKTVPIAVVGFPLGAALSSAKAFEAREAIRAGAREIDMVINLGALKSRDYALVHQDIAHVVEASRPYPVKVILETSQLTREEKIIGCSLAKAAGAAFVKTSTGFSSGGATAEDVALMREVVGDDVGVKASGGVRSAEDAMKMIQAGANRLGASASVAIVTGQTSTAKY; translated from the coding sequence ATGGCCGAGGCTGACGACATCGCCCCACGGGCAGGCAAGGAAGACGTCCCACCCGCGCCCTCGGGCGCGCTCCCGGAAAGCGAGGGGCCAGGACCCTCGGTGAAGGTGAGCACGGCCCGGGTTTCCCCGGGCACCCTTCGCACGGGGGCCGATCTGGCCCCGTACATCGATCACACGCTGCTCAAGCCCGAGGCCAGCCGCGATGACCTGCTCAAGGTGGCCGAGGAGGCCCGGAAGCACGGCTTCGCGACGGTGTGCGTGAACTCGGCCAACGTGGCGCTGGTGGCCCGCGTGCTGGCGGGCTCGAAGACGGTGCCCATCGCCGTGGTGGGGTTTCCGCTGGGCGCCGCGCTGTCGAGCGCCAAGGCCTTCGAGGCGCGCGAGGCCATCCGCGCGGGCGCGCGGGAGATCGACATGGTCATCAACCTGGGCGCGCTCAAGTCCCGGGACTATGCGCTGGTGCACCAGGACATCGCCCACGTGGTCGAGGCCAGCCGCCCGTACCCCGTGAAGGTCATCCTGGAGACGAGCCAGCTGACGCGCGAGGAGAAGATCATCGGCTGCTCGCTGGCCAAGGCCGCGGGCGCCGCCTTCGTGAAGACGTCCACCGGCTTCAGCTCCGGGGGCGCCACCGCCGAGGACGTGGCGCTCATGCGCGAGGTGGTGGGCGATGACGTGGGCGTGAAGGCCTCTGGAGGGGTGCGCTCCGCCGAGGACGCGATGAAGATGATTCAGGCCGGTGCCAACCGCCTCGGCGCGTCGGCCTCCGTGGCCATCGTCACCGGGCAGACCTCCACCGCGAAGTACTGA
- a CDS encoding ComEC/Rec2 family competence protein, with protein MNARLLPLLGLLLATACQESPAEAPPPAAPPPLAAKRYFAKPADGKLHVYFLDVGPGDAALIVSPEGRTVLIDAGPASSANHLANRLPELLATRLDLAVITHPAPDHYGALDAVQKVADMRRLLEPQLPGTAPAYDALLTALGARGVEIFSPAPNPSHPEEPLRLPLGGGAELTVLWPRAPTEPLLSVKDAEHAANSIVLRLTYGETSVLFMGDARAETEALLLTRKEPLHALLLKVGAHGAAFATSPEFLQAVHPRAAILSVDSADLPGLPAADTLARLKALQTSVFRTDKDGEVHAVSDGKRFVLTPQRLSPEEGAPSEHVFEPEEEEVPLAVPLVAPKPETTHPVPAKAVVPKGRGSEDLPGFGQVVDIDQLPKTERPSRAAPKPTKATAGERYVASRKSDVFHVPECRNAKRISPENLITFSSREAASKERRPARDCNP; from the coding sequence ATGAACGCGCGCCTGCTGCCCCTCCTCGGCCTGCTGCTTGCCACCGCGTGCCAGGAGTCCCCCGCGGAGGCCCCGCCTCCCGCGGCCCCGCCTCCCCTCGCCGCGAAGCGTTATTTCGCCAAACCCGCAGACGGGAAACTCCACGTCTACTTCCTGGACGTGGGCCCGGGAGATGCCGCGCTCATCGTCTCGCCCGAGGGCCGCACCGTCCTCATCGACGCGGGCCCCGCCTCCTCCGCCAACCACCTGGCCAACCGGCTGCCAGAACTGCTCGCCACCCGGCTGGACCTGGCCGTCATCACCCACCCGGCCCCGGACCATTACGGCGCGCTCGACGCGGTGCAGAAGGTGGCGGACATGCGCCGCCTGCTCGAACCGCAGCTTCCCGGAACGGCCCCCGCGTACGACGCCCTGCTCACCGCCCTGGGTGCCCGGGGCGTGGAGATCTTCTCCCCTGCCCCCAACCCCTCCCATCCCGAAGAGCCCCTGCGGCTGCCGCTCGGAGGCGGCGCGGAGCTGACCGTCCTCTGGCCCAGGGCCCCCACCGAGCCCTTGCTGTCCGTGAAGGACGCCGAGCATGCCGCCAACTCCATCGTCTTGAGGCTCACCTACGGGGAGACGTCGGTGCTCTTCATGGGCGATGCCCGCGCCGAGACGGAAGCCTTGTTGCTCACGCGCAAGGAACCCCTGCACGCCCTGCTCCTCAAGGTGGGGGCCCACGGCGCGGCGTTCGCCACGAGCCCCGAGTTCCTCCAGGCCGTGCACCCCCGGGCCGCCATTCTGAGCGTGGACTCGGCAGACCTGCCCGGCCTCCCCGCGGCGGACACGCTGGCGCGGCTGAAAGCCCTCCAGACCTCCGTTTTCCGCACGGACAAGGACGGCGAGGTCCACGCGGTCAGCGACGGCAAGCGGTTCGTGCTGACCCCCCAGCGGCTGTCTCCGGAGGAAGGCGCCCCCTCCGAGCATGTCTTCGAGCCCGAGGAGGAAGAGGTTCCTCTGGCCGTCCCGCTCGTCGCCCCCAAGCCAGAAACCACCCACCCCGTCCCCGCCAAGGCCGTCGTCCCGAAGGGGCGTGGGAGCGAGGATCTCCCCGGCTTCGGACAGGTGGTGGACATCGATCAGCTTCCCAAGACCGAGCGCCCCTCCCGGGCGGCCCCGAAGCCCACCAAGGCCACGGCAGGGGAGCGTTACGTGGCCAGCCGCAAGAGCGACGTGTTCCATGTCCCGGAGTGCCGCAATGCCAAGCGAATCTCGCCGGAAAACCTCATCACGTTCAGCTCCCGCGAAGCCGCCTCGAAAGAGCGCCGGCCCGCCCGGGACTGCAACCCCTAG
- a CDS encoding TraR/DksA family transcriptional regulator — translation MRTLLLALHAELSGKVPAKIEPNRTDDARIGGDEDEQPLNEMMQAIASSRNRNTDGMLARVVKALGKLRNDPDSFGECEECGDELPYGRLKAVPYVEFCVDCQGKKDKPKGGPTRRKLTDYT, via the coding sequence ATGCGCACCCTTCTGCTGGCCTTGCATGCGGAGCTGAGCGGCAAGGTGCCCGCGAAGATCGAGCCCAACCGGACGGACGATGCGCGCATCGGCGGGGATGAGGACGAGCAGCCCCTCAACGAGATGATGCAGGCCATCGCCTCCAGCCGGAACCGGAACACGGACGGGATGTTGGCGCGCGTGGTCAAAGCGCTGGGCAAGTTGCGCAACGATCCGGACAGTTTCGGCGAGTGCGAGGAGTGCGGGGACGAGCTGCCCTATGGTCGGCTCAAGGCCGTTCCCTACGTGGAGTTCTGCGTGGACTGCCAGGGCAAGAAGGACAAGCCCAAGGGAGGCCCCACGCGGCGCAAGCTCACCGACTACACCTGA
- a CDS encoding DUF3006 domain-containing protein, whose product MSKATVDRFEGNLAVLIVEGRQVTRPRAELAAGVREGDVIHLETGQVDAEATEALREEVRQARKRASRKQPPPGDFDL is encoded by the coding sequence ATGTCCAAAGCCACCGTGGATCGCTTCGAGGGCAACCTGGCCGTGCTCATCGTGGAGGGCCGCCAGGTGACCCGCCCCCGCGCCGAACTGGCGGCCGGGGTGCGCGAGGGGGACGTCATCCACCTCGAGACGGGCCAGGTGGACGCGGAGGCCACCGAGGCCCTGCGGGAGGAGGTGCGTCAGGCCCGCAAGCGCGCGAGCCGCAAACAGCCCCCTCCCGGAGACTTCGACCTCTAG
- a CDS encoding ABC transporter ATP-binding protein: MSLEIRAGELLALVGENGAGKSSLMNVLYGLYHPDAGDIVLDGKPVRFKSPRDAIARGIGMVHQHFMLVPTLTVAENVVLGREPSRWGRMDPERACAEVAATCQRFGFQLDPRARVDSLTVGSQQKVEIVKALHRGAKVLILDEPTAVLTPQESEDLFRVARALAAQGHTVVFISHKLREVLSVAERIAVMRRGKLVAEVKAAETSANVLAHLMVGESRTGTSEAEPYHSPTGSVVVSVEGLTARTDDGHPALQGVTLTVHAGEIVGIAGVDGNGQRELAEVLTGLRPMEGGQGTLLGAPLQSLNPAEARRRGVGHIPEDRLKRAVVKGMSVEENVSLGRQDQPPFARGPWLNFAGRRERTRALLAAYDVRPQDPRVAIQGLSGGNQQKVVVARELDTRPKLVVAVQPTRGLDINAVSQVQARLREERALGAGVLLVSLDLEEVLALSDRVYVLFEGRVTGTFTRPEFDEQEMGRRMMGADHG; the protein is encoded by the coding sequence GTGTCGCTCGAGATCCGCGCGGGAGAGCTGCTCGCGCTGGTCGGCGAGAACGGCGCGGGCAAGTCCAGCCTGATGAACGTCCTGTACGGGCTCTACCACCCGGACGCGGGCGACATCGTGCTGGACGGCAAGCCGGTGCGCTTCAAGAGCCCTCGGGACGCCATCGCCCGGGGCATCGGCATGGTGCACCAGCACTTCATGCTGGTGCCCACGTTGACGGTGGCCGAGAACGTGGTGCTCGGCCGCGAGCCCTCGCGCTGGGGGCGCATGGACCCGGAGCGGGCCTGCGCCGAGGTGGCCGCCACCTGTCAGCGCTTCGGGTTCCAGCTCGATCCGCGCGCCCGCGTGGACTCGCTCACCGTGGGCTCGCAACAGAAAGTCGAGATCGTCAAGGCGCTCCACCGGGGGGCCAAGGTGCTCATCCTGGATGAGCCCACCGCCGTGTTGACGCCCCAGGAGTCCGAGGACCTGTTCCGCGTGGCGCGCGCCCTGGCCGCCCAGGGCCACACGGTGGTCTTCATCAGCCACAAGCTGCGCGAGGTGCTCAGCGTGGCCGAGCGCATCGCCGTGATGCGGCGGGGCAAGCTCGTCGCCGAGGTGAAGGCGGCGGAGACATCGGCGAACGTCCTGGCCCACCTGATGGTGGGCGAGAGCCGCACCGGGACCTCGGAGGCGGAGCCCTACCATTCGCCCACCGGCAGCGTGGTCGTGTCCGTGGAAGGCCTGACGGCGCGCACCGACGATGGGCACCCGGCGCTGCAAGGGGTGACGCTCACCGTGCACGCCGGTGAAATCGTCGGAATCGCCGGCGTGGACGGCAACGGGCAGCGCGAGCTGGCCGAGGTGCTCACCGGCCTGCGCCCCATGGAGGGAGGCCAGGGCACACTGCTGGGCGCTCCCCTCCAGTCCTTGAATCCCGCCGAGGCGCGGCGGCGAGGGGTGGGCCACATCCCCGAGGACCGGCTGAAGCGCGCGGTGGTCAAGGGAATGAGCGTGGAGGAGAATGTGTCGCTGGGCCGGCAAGACCAACCCCCGTTCGCGCGCGGCCCCTGGCTGAACTTCGCGGGCCGCCGGGAGCGCACGCGGGCCCTGCTGGCCGCCTACGATGTGAGGCCCCAGGATCCCCGGGTGGCCATCCAAGGGCTGTCGGGCGGAAACCAGCAGAAGGTGGTGGTGGCGCGCGAGCTGGACACCCGGCCCAAGCTGGTGGTGGCGGTGCAGCCCACGCGCGGGCTGGACATCAACGCGGTGTCCCAGGTGCAGGCCCGGCTGCGCGAGGAGCGGGCCCTGGGCGCCGGGGTGCTGCTCGTCTCGCTGGATCTGGAGGAGGTGCTGGCCCTGTCGGACCGCGTCTACGTGCTCTTCGAGGGGCGCGTGACGGGAACCTTCACCCGGCCCGAGTTCGACGAGCAGGAGATGGGCCGTCGCATGATGGGGGCGGACCATGGGTGA
- a CDS encoding ComEC/Rec2 family competence protein translates to MLLPPRLCLLFILLLASVGRAAPAPVPVPTGNPLTVYFFDVGQGDAALVVSPAGKTVLIDGGPPEAGPRLVSRLRQLVHAPLDLVLLTHPHLDHLGSMRDAIQAVGAKRFMDPGFDHPSAAYRDLLEFVGQEVGQVMTASPNPQTPHTFLTIGLGEGVQLTLYWPRHPLEPFLKDTRSDANSNSIVARLSYGKTSFLFTGDAEPDTEQALLQKKVLLSSTVLKVAHHGGRHASTAPFLAAVKPQTAVISCGANNEYGHPNPEVLERLKDVGTRLFRTDQQGEIKAVSNGTTVTFQAERGPAEPPQREWTKDLTREPSPPPPERPAVAAPPETPRYVSLKGSEVFHREDCATLKRAKTKERKIYTRRADAARERRAAEDCHP, encoded by the coding sequence ATGCTTCTCCCACCGCGGCTCTGTCTTCTTTTCATCCTCCTGCTGGCCTCGGTGGGGCGGGCAGCCCCTGCCCCCGTGCCCGTGCCCACGGGCAACCCTCTCACCGTGTACTTCTTCGACGTGGGCCAAGGAGATGCGGCCCTCGTGGTCTCTCCCGCGGGAAAGACGGTCCTCATCGATGGCGGCCCCCCGGAGGCAGGGCCTCGGCTGGTGAGCCGGCTGCGCCAGCTCGTCCACGCGCCGCTGGACCTCGTCCTCCTCACCCACCCGCACCTGGACCACCTGGGAAGCATGCGGGACGCCATCCAGGCGGTGGGGGCCAAGCGTTTCATGGACCCAGGCTTTGATCACCCCAGCGCCGCTTACCGGGACCTTCTCGAGTTCGTGGGCCAGGAGGTGGGCCAGGTGATGACCGCCAGCCCCAACCCCCAGACGCCCCACACGTTCCTCACCATTGGGCTGGGCGAAGGCGTCCAGCTGACCCTCTACTGGCCCCGCCATCCCCTGGAGCCCTTCCTGAAAGACACGCGCTCCGATGCGAACTCCAACTCCATCGTGGCCCGGCTCTCCTATGGAAAGACGTCCTTCCTCTTCACCGGGGACGCGGAGCCGGACACCGAGCAGGCCCTCCTCCAGAAAAAGGTGCTCCTCTCCTCCACCGTGCTGAAGGTGGCGCACCATGGCGGAAGGCACGCCTCGACGGCGCCTTTCCTGGCCGCGGTGAAGCCCCAGACCGCCGTCATCTCCTGCGGCGCGAACAACGAATACGGCCACCCCAACCCCGAAGTGCTCGAGCGCTTGAAGGACGTGGGGACGCGCCTCTTCCGCACCGACCAGCAAGGAGAAATCAAAGCCGTCAGCAATGGCACCACCGTCACCTTCCAGGCCGAACGAGGCCCCGCCGAGCCTCCGCAGCGCGAGTGGACAAAGGACCTCACGAGGGAACCCTCCCCGCCTCCCCCCGAGCGCCCCGCCGTGGCAGCCCCCCCGGAGACCCCGCGCTACGTGAGCCTCAAAGGCAGCGAGGTCTTTCACCGGGAAGACTGCGCCACCCTCAAGCGGGCGAAGACCAAGGAGCGGAAAATCTATACACGCCGCGCCGACGCCGCCCGGGAGCGCCGGGCCGCCGAGGACTGCCATCCATGA
- a CDS encoding ABC transporter permease: protein MLELLEALLFSTLDAAPALVFAALGGVLSERAGVVNVGLEGQMRVGAFCAAVAALSMPTPLAVGVGMLAGAGLATVHGYLSIRWRSDQVVSGMAINLVALAGGTFLLEALYSPNGTPPIQQLPRWDLPGLGAVPVLRALSNHPGLTYLALALPFLFHALLHHTPVGLRLRAVGEKPHAVATLGLSVAGLRWGAVVGGGMLAGLGGAVLSTAVLDRFEQHTPAGLGFMALAAVVFGRWTPLGAFAAAAFFSFGNALRIGLASSAPGLLDVIPQGFLLALPYLLTLILLTVQGQRSSAPAALGTPYEQESR, encoded by the coding sequence GTGCTTGAGCTCCTCGAAGCCCTGCTCTTCTCCACCCTGGATGCCGCCCCGGCGCTCGTCTTCGCGGCGCTGGGAGGCGTCCTCTCCGAGCGGGCTGGCGTGGTGAACGTGGGGCTCGAGGGCCAGATGCGCGTGGGAGCCTTCTGCGCGGCGGTGGCGGCCCTGTCGATGCCCACCCCCCTGGCGGTCGGCGTGGGCATGCTGGCGGGCGCGGGGCTGGCCACGGTGCATGGCTACCTGAGCATCCGCTGGCGCTCGGATCAGGTGGTGTCCGGCATGGCCATCAACCTGGTGGCCCTGGCGGGCGGCACCTTCCTGCTGGAGGCCCTCTACAGCCCCAATGGCACCCCGCCCATCCAGCAGCTTCCCCGCTGGGACCTGCCCGGCCTGGGGGCGGTGCCCGTGCTGCGCGCCCTCTCCAACCACCCGGGCCTCACCTACCTGGCGCTGGCCCTGCCCTTCCTCTTCCACGCCCTGCTGCACCACACCCCCGTCGGGCTGCGGCTTCGGGCCGTGGGGGAGAAACCCCACGCGGTGGCCACCCTGGGCCTGAGCGTCGCGGGCCTACGCTGGGGCGCGGTGGTGGGCGGCGGCATGCTGGCGGGGCTGGGCGGCGCGGTCCTCTCCACCGCCGTGCTGGACCGCTTCGAGCAGCACACCCCCGCGGGCCTGGGCTTCATGGCCCTGGCCGCCGTGGTCTTCGGCCGGTGGACGCCGCTGGGGGCCTTCGCCGCCGCCGCCTTCTTCTCCTTCGGCAACGCCCTGCGGATTGGCCTGGCCTCCAGCGCCCCGGGCCTCCTCGACGTCATCCCCCAGGGCTTCCTGCTCGCCCTGCCCTACCTGCTCACGCTGATCCTCCTGACCGTCCAGGGACAACGCAGCAGTGCCCCCGCGGCCCTGGGCACTCCCTACGAGCAAGAGTCGCGCTGA
- a CDS encoding ABC transporter permease produces MGERWRSAIPSVLSVLLALGVCWGAIALTRDAEVAAEAYLQMLYGGLGQWPRYLETGDVGTLTRPLGEAAIKAALLLLTGLSVAVAFKAGLFNIGAQGQMLLGALVAALVGAHMSLPSALHVPLALLAAAAAGAVWALIAAALKLLRGVHEVITTIMLNWVAVSLVDNWLAVGPLRAAVSGGHSISGTAEIHPSAHLPRLLGDLSRLNLGFLLALLVALLVWVGLFRTRRGFETRAAGLGAEAARTAGIPVKQRTAEAMGLAGALAGLAGALLVLGTEFRYPGSLGAPYGFDGIAIALIGNSHPLGVTLSALFFGILRAGGTRMQLLGVHKSFPELIQGLALLFVAGRLVWLTLLRKRRAVPASTEVPRA; encoded by the coding sequence ATGGGTGAGCGCTGGCGCTCGGCGATCCCCTCCGTGCTCTCCGTGTTGCTCGCCCTGGGGGTATGCTGGGGGGCCATCGCGCTCACGCGGGACGCGGAGGTGGCCGCGGAGGCCTACCTCCAGATGCTCTACGGGGGCCTCGGCCAGTGGCCCCGGTACCTGGAGACCGGGGATGTGGGCACGCTCACCCGGCCCCTGGGAGAGGCCGCCATCAAGGCCGCGCTGCTGCTCCTGACGGGCCTGTCCGTGGCGGTGGCCTTCAAGGCCGGCCTGTTCAACATCGGCGCCCAGGGCCAGATGCTGCTGGGCGCGCTCGTGGCGGCCCTGGTGGGTGCCCACATGTCTCTGCCCTCCGCGCTGCACGTGCCCCTGGCGCTGCTGGCCGCGGCGGCGGCGGGCGCGGTGTGGGCCCTCATCGCGGCGGCGCTCAAGCTGCTGCGCGGCGTCCACGAAGTCATCACCACCATCATGCTCAACTGGGTGGCGGTGAGCCTGGTGGACAACTGGCTGGCGGTCGGCCCGTTGCGCGCGGCCGTCAGCGGCGGCCACTCCATCTCCGGCACGGCGGAGATCCACCCCAGCGCGCACCTGCCCCGGCTGCTGGGGGATCTGTCGCGGCTGAACCTGGGCTTTCTGCTGGCCCTGCTCGTGGCGCTGCTGGTCTGGGTGGGGCTGTTCCGGACGCGCCGGGGCTTCGAGACCCGGGCGGCGGGCCTGGGCGCCGAGGCGGCCCGGACGGCGGGCATCCCCGTGAAGCAGCGCACGGCCGAGGCCATGGGGCTGGCGGGCGCGCTGGCGGGGCTCGCGGGCGCGCTGCTGGTGCTGGGCACCGAGTTCCGCTACCCCGGCTCGCTCGGCGCCCCCTACGGCTTCGATGGCATCGCCATCGCCCTCATTGGCAACAGCCACCCGCTGGGGGTGACGCTCTCCGCGCTGTTCTTCGGCATCCTGCGCGCCGGCGGGACGCGGATGCAGCTCTTGGGCGTGCACAAGAGCTTCCCGGAACTCATCCAAGGGTTGGCGCTGCTCTTCGTCGCGGGCCGCCTGGTGTGGCTGACCTTGCTGCGCAAGCGCCGCGCCGTGCCCGCCTCCACCGAGGTGCCCCGTGCTTGA